The Prunus persica cultivar Lovell chromosome G8, Prunus_persica_NCBIv2, whole genome shotgun sequence genome includes a region encoding these proteins:
- the LOC18767935 gene encoding myb-related protein Myb4, giving the protein MVRAPCCEKMGLKKGPWTPEEDHVLVTYIQQYGHGNWRALPKLAGLLRCGKSCRLRWTNYLRPDIKRGNFSREEEDAIINLHEMLGNRWSAIAARLPGRTDNEIKNVWHTHLKKRLKQNQTTTSETRAHFFSTKTEQEPEPSEKSESLDCGPASPPQCTSSDTSSATTSDNNSNSSNNDKTCMEFDGYAANLPEADESFWSEVLSAENSDQMVDQFQAIGGVPRVGVGPADDGFCLDMYDNNSMDFWLNIFPGADEIP; this is encoded by the exons atggtGAGAGCTCCTTGCTGTGAGAAGATGGGGTTGAAGAAAGGGCCTTGGACCCCTGAAGAAGATCACGTACTTGTCACTTACATTCAACAGTATGGCCATGGCAACTGGCGAGCTCTGCCAAAACTAGCTG gTTTGTTGAGGTGTGGAAAGAGTTGTAGACTCAGATGGACAAACTACTTGAGGCCAGATATCAAAAGAGGAAATTTCAgcagggaagaagaagacgcaATCATCAACTTACATGAAATGCTAGGAAATAG ATGGTCAGCAATTGCAGCGAGATTGCCGGGTCGTACAgacaatgaaattaaaaacgtttGGCACACCCACTTAAAAAAGAGGctcaaacaaaaccaaaccaccACCTCAGAAACCAGAGCGCACTTTTTCTCCACAAAAACAGAGCAAGAGCCGGAGCCCAGTGAAAAATCTGAGAGCTTGGATTGTGGGCCGGCATCTCCTCCTCAATGCACCTCAAGTGACACGTCATCAGCCACCACAAGCGacaacaacagcaacagcagcaacaacGACAAGACATGCATGGAGTTTGATGGGTACGCAGCAAACTTACCAGAGGCTGATGAGAGCTTCTGGTCGGAGGTATTGTCGGCTGAGAATTCTGATCAGATGGTGGACCAGTTTCAGGCCATTGGTGGTGTCCCAAGAGTTGGTGTGGGCCCTGCTGATGATGGGTTTTGCCTAGATATGTATGACAATAACAGCATGGATTTTTGGCTCAATATTTTCCCAGGAGCGGATGAAATTCCATAG
- the LOC18767480 gene encoding uncharacterized protein LOC18767480, producing the protein MSCLRLRLPPAGRAWKSFTSKLQSKLHKPKGIKKPRNRVKAITAAAASSSSSACASARLRPYKFLQLRFKRRRRLALRFRYNRPQLLQNRSTAHVFVDKLFKEPAVTVPVERSQPPVEKCKQAAAAATTATGSGGERACATADDMWESLGFASPLMHGIDERAEEFIARFRKEMDVQEKLARDHL; encoded by the coding sequence ATGTCTTGCTTGAGACTGAGGCTTCCACCGGCCGGAAGGGCTTGGAAGAGCTTCACTTCCAAATTACAGAGCAAGCTCCACAAACCCAAAGGCATcaaaaaacccagaaaccGTGTCAAAGCAAtcactgctgctgctgcttcttcttcctcttctgctTGTGCTTCTGCTCGACTTCGACCCTACAAATTTCTCCAACTGCGTTTCAAACGCAGACGGCGTCTTGCCCTACGTTTTCGCTATAACCGCCCTCAGCTCCTACAGAATCGCAGCACTGCACATGTCTTTGTTGACAAGCTTTTTAAAGAGCCGGCTGTGACTGTGCCAGTCGAGCGCTCTCAGCCTCCGGTAGAAAAGTGCAAgcaagctgctgctgctgcaacaACAGCTACTGGAAGTGGGGGCGAGAGAGCTTGTGCTACAGCAGACGATATGTGGGAGTCATTGGGATTTGCTTCCCCTCTGATGCATGGAATTGATGAAAGAGCTGAGGAGTTCATAGCCAGGTTCAGAAAGGAAATGGACGTTCAGGAGAAGCTGGCACGCGATCATTTGTAG
- the LOC18767360 gene encoding pre-mRNA-splicing factor SLU7-A, which translates to MATASVAFKSREDHRKQIELEEARKAGLAPAELDEDGKEINPHIPQYMSSAPWYLNSERPSLKHQRKWKSDPNYTTSWYDRGAKIHQADKYRKGACENCGAMTHDSKSCMERPRRVGAKFTNKHIAPDEKIETFELDYDGKRDRWNGYDASTYARVIERYESRDEARRKYVKTQQLKKLEEKNNNPNGEDGVSEEDEDDNEDDLRVDEAKVDESKQMDFAKVEKRVRTTGGGSTGTVRNLRIREDTAKYLLNLDVDSAHYDPKTRSMREDPLPDADPNEKFYGGDNRHRNSGQAMEFKQLNIHAWESFEKGQDIHMQAAPSQAELLYKNFKVIKENLKSQTKDTILEKYGNAANEEEFPRELLLGQSEREVEYDRAGRIIKGQETTLPRSKYEEDVYANNHTSVWGSWWKDHQWGYRCCKQLTRNSYCTGAAGIEAAEAAGELMKANIARKEAIGDMPPPVEEKRLATWGTDIPDDLVLDEKLLADALKKEDARKREVRDERKRKYNVKWNDEVTAEDMEAYRMKKVHHDDPMKDFLN; encoded by the exons ATGGCGACTGCTTCag TGGCGTTCAAATCTAGGGAAGACCATCGCAAACAAATCGAATTGGAAGAAGCGCGTAAAGCTGGGCTTGCACCAGCTGAACTGGATGAGGATGGAAAGGAGATTAATCCTCATATACCCCAATATATGTCATCTGCACCTTGGTATCTAAACTCTGAGAGGCCT AGCTTAAAACATCAAAGGAAATGGAAATCAGATCCTAATTATACAACATCATGGTATGACAGAGGTGCAAAGATACACCAGGCTGATAAATATAGGAAGGGTGCATGTGAGAA CTGTGGTGCCATGACACACGACTCAAAGTCATGTATGGAAAGACCCAGGAGAGTGGGAGCAAAGTtcacaaacaaacacatcGCTCCTGATGAAAAGATAGAGACTTTTGAGCTTGACTATGATGGAAAACGGGACCGCTGGAATGGATATGATGCATCAACCTATGCCCGTGTCATTGAGAGATATGAATCAAGAGATGAAGCTCGAAGGAAATATGTAAAGACACAACAGCTCAAGAAATTAgaggagaaaaataataaccCAAATGGAGAGGACGGGGTTAGTgaggaggatgaggatgaTAATGAGGATGATTTGAGGGTGGATGAAGCCAAGGTTGATGAGAGCAAACAAATGGACTTTGCAAAGGTTGAGAAGCGTGTGCGTACAACGGGTGGTGGGAGCACAGGAACTGTCAG GAATTTGCGTATTCGTGAGGATACAGCAAAGTATCTTTTGAATCTCGATGTCGACTCTGCACACTATGACCCAAAAACCCGGTCTATGCGTGAGGACCCGCTTCCTGATGCGGATCCGAATGAGAAGTTCTATGGG GGTGATAATCGACATAGAAATAGTGGTCAAGCTATGGAGTTCAAGCAGCTCAACATCCATGCTTGGGAATCATTTGAGAAGGGACAAGATATTCACATGCAAGCAGCGCCGTCCCAAGCTGAGTTGCTTTATAAGAATTTTAAGGTGATCAAGGAGAATTTGAAGTCACAAACAAAGGACACCATTCTGGAGAAGTATGGCAATGCAGCTAATGAAGAAGAATTTCCTAGGGAGCTTCTACTGGGACAGAGTGAACGAGAAGTTGAATATGATCGTGCTGGGAGGATCATCAAGGGGCAAGAAACAACACTTCCCAGAAGCAAGTATGAAGAAGATGTATATGCCAACAACCACACCAGTGTATGGGGTTCATGGTGGAAGGATCATCAGTGGGGCTACAGATGCTGTAAGCAGTTGACTCGCAATAGCTATTGCACTGGCGCTGCTGGAATTGAGGCTGCTGAGGCTGCAGGTGAACTTATGAAGGCTAACATTGCTCGTAAAGAGGCCATTGGAGATATGCCTCCACCAGTGGAGGAGAAAAGACTTGCCACTTGGGGAACTGATATACCAGACGATTTGGTTTTAGATGAGAAGTTACTTGCTGATGCTCTTAAAAAGGAGGAcgcaagaaagagagaagtgaGAGATGAAAGAAAGCGCAAATACAATGTAAAATGGAATGATGAGGTTACTGCTGAGGATATGGAGGCTTATAGGATGAAGAAAGTTCATCATGATGATCCAATGAAGGACTTTCTTAACTGA